DNA sequence from the Chloroflexota bacterium genome:
CTTCTTTTGCCTTCAACCTGCCTGGCCTCGGCCTGAGTCCTTCGGAAAGGGCCGAGAAAGGCAGGCACAGGCCGGAAAAGCGGGATTTCCGTGGAGGGGAGGTCCCCTTCACACCTCCCCCTGTGGAGCTGGTCGTTGAGGGAGCCCCCTCAGACATCTTGCCGGTAAATTTTCAGACACGCTTTCAGACAAAAAGAGGGGCCGATCTTTCGAGATCGGCCCCTTCCCTATTGTTAGATCCCGATCACTCGGCGAGGATCAGTGGCAGATAGAGCGTCCGCAGCGGCTCCTCGGTGGGCGTCGGCGAAGGTGTCGCCGTAGGCGTCGCGGTGGGCGTGGGCGTCATCGTGGGCGTGGGTGTCACCGTGGGTGTGGGCGTTGCCGTAGGCGTGGAAGTGGCGGTGGGCGTCGGCGTGAACGCCTGCTCGCCGAAGCTCACGATGTGCAGCCCTCTGGACACAGAGACCGCCACCTCATCCGGGCTGGTGCTGGCATATCCAGCCGGCTGCTGCTCCCGCACGATGTAGTCGCCGGGCTCCACGTCAAACTGATACCAGCCAGAGGGCAACACACTATGCGTCGTGTCCACGAGCGTGCCGCCCTGCCACAGCTCAATGATCACGCCCGATAGACCGCTGGTCTCGTTATCCGGCGGCCAGGGGTTGCGGATGCCATCCCCATTGCTATCGATGAAGACCCACCCCGCTATCTCCGTAGCGCTGGTGTTCTCACACACGATCACGGAACGATCATCGGAGCCAGCAATGATGTCCAGATCGCCATCGTTGTCCAGATCAGCCAGCGCCACGGATCTCACATAATCGCCCGCCGTGTAGATGACAAGAGGCACCCAGGGATCCCCAAAAGGCGCCCCGGGATTCTGCCACGCGATGACCTGATTATCCTCGTCCCCGGAGACGACATCCGGCTGGCCATCACCGTCCAGATCTCCCATGGCCACCGATGTAATGTAGTCACCACGACTACCGACCGTGTTGGAAAGCCATCCACTGGAGAAAGGCGTGCCATCATTCTGCCACGCCACCACTTGATAGTCGTCATCCCCGGAGACGACATCCGGCTGGCTATCTCCATCCAGGTCCCCAATAGCCACCGTCCTGACGTAATCACCGAGAGTGCCGACGGTGTTGGAGAGCCATCCCCCGGCGAAAGGCGCACTGCCACGCCACCACCTGATAGTCGTCATCCCCGGAGACGACGTCCGGCTGGCCATCTCCATCCAGGTCCCCAATAGCCACCGTCCTGACGTAATCACCGAGAGTGCCGACGGTGTTGGAGAGCCATCCCCCGGCGAAAGGCGCACCATCATTCTGCCACGCCATCACCTGATAGTCGTCACCACTGGAGGCTACATCCGGCTGGCCATCTCCATCCAGGTCCCCGATGGCCACCGACCTGACGTAATCCGTGTGGCTGCCGACGGTGTTGGAGAGCCATCCCCCGGCGAAGGGCGTGCCATCATTCTGCCACGCCAT
Encoded proteins:
- a CDS encoding VCBS repeat-containing protein, which gives rise to MAWQNDGTPFAGGWLSNTVGSHTDYVRSVAIGDLDGDGQPDVASSGDDYQVMAWQNDGAPFAGGWLSNTVGTLGDYVRTVAIGDLDGDGQPDVVSGDDDYQVVAWQCAFRRGMALQHRRHSR